The Deltaproteobacteria bacterium DNA window CTTCCGACAGGGCCTTGTCGTAAATGACGACTTCGTCGATGTAACCGGAAAAGTAGCCGGCAACATCTAATCCCTTACAGTAAGCACCAAAGCAGAGGTCGTTGGTGGTATCGTTGACGGTGTCGCCTGTCAGAGTTTGTGAAGAGACGAAAACCCCATTAAGAGCCGTAGCCTGGATGTCATCGCCATAGGTTCCAACCATGTGATTCCAGTTTCCTGCAGATAGTTGTCCTGAGTTGGTAGCATCACTATTATTATCAGGATCGGTCGTTAATATAAAATCAACAGTGTTATTAGCCTTTGTTCTGAATATATAAGAACTGGGTATATCCATATATTTACCCACAATGCCTTTGCTATCTTGCGCCGTATCGAGAGTCATGAAACGGGCTTCGAGAGTCAATGCCGACATGCCATCCAGATCAGCATAATCACTGACTCGGACATAATCATCGTCCCCGTCCAGCGTGAGCGCTCCGTCGATTCCTTCACCGATGGAAAAGGCAGGATCACCATTGAGCGTGCCATTATGACCCTTGCCACTGGCATCGTTCATATTCACATCTTGAAACTTCCACCACCCCACCAGCGAATCGTCGGTGGAAAAGGACCAGACGGGGGAGTAGTCGGAGCAATCGGTTCCGGCGGCATTGTAGCAGGCCTTCACCTTCCAGCTGTAGCCGGTGTTGCTGGGGGTGATGGGATCCTCAAGTACCGAAAACGAATCGGACGTGGTTGTCGGGTTTAGGCAGGAAAGATCCGACGATATGTCTTCTCCTGCCGCCGCATAACAAAGTAGATAATGGTTAAACGTCTTGCCCGAAGGCGTAATACCAGCCTCCCACGACAAAAACGCGCGGGTGGGGGGGAGTTCGAGGCCGTTGGATGGCGTGAGTTGCGCCGGCACGTCGTCATCAGCGCAGGTGCTTCCCGTCGGATCATTTGTCTGGCAAAAGTCGCGGATCTCCTGCGTGGAAAGGGCGCGGGAGTAGATGGCGATTTCGTCGAGCATTCCATCTAGCGCCTCGTTAGAGTTGATCGTAAAATTTCCCGAATCGTCGCCACCCAGGTTTGCCCCAAAATAGAGGTCCATGGTGCTGTTGGCCATAAACTCGATCGTCGCCTCCGCAATATCTGCCAACTCCCCATTCAGATACAGCCGGTAGGATCCGTTGTCCGTATCGCTAGTTACAACCAGGTGGGTCCAAACTTCAGCCGAGATTATCGGATCTAATGTTGGTCCATCGGATGCAACCAGCCAGTTTAGCGTATTGGAGTATCTGCCTAGTTCCAACTGGTAACCAGTTTGGTAGTCAGAATCAGTTTCCTGAGCATTTCCATTATAGTTATCCACCAGGCCGCGCGGCCCCGTTGTCGTGTTTGTCAGCACCCACAGTTCGACGGTCTGGGGAGAATCCAAAAGACTGTTGTGGGGAATACGAACATAGTCGTTGCCGGCAAGGGAAAGGGCACTGCCGTTGATGCCGCTCGCAAACACAAAGGGGGTATCATTGGGGGAGTCGTCGGAACCATCCAACCCATTTCCGCTCGAGTCAGTCACATCCCCGTCAAACCGCCACCACCCCACAAGCCCTGTGTCGCCGGTGGTGAAATTCTGACAGGCACTTGTGGAGGCA harbors:
- a CDS encoding LamG domain-containing protein; this translates as RSTSYRFVIIFYWDGVAIAYVDSTQTTGDSKSTTISFVADDIVYGVPTGLTADESVSLDSDVASNILPDLDLDGDGYSNFDELDQGSDPEDATDIPTTTTITTAGVTITVNLSDGQTVQDAETVSADASSSASAIKRLVLSKSSGSALSDTNSNADAFDATWDTATDSVTEDSSVTFTFTAQDNSGNTATLAISVTVDNTPNITSFGTSTLIQNGSSASLTWEVGNYSSLLVDNSVGTLSGATGSTSVSPSTTTTYTLTATRTGTSKTFTTTGSVTIQVNYNPSFDGSTTTELGQDPASGVAISWNQSDSTDGLDDTVTGTVTLYEGSDCLSTSSISSTTSTSGSISIAADTLDPRTDYSYTVALSDSNGGSASTSACQNFTTGDTGLVGWWRFDGDVTDSSGNGLDGSDDSPNDTPFVFASGINGSALSLAGNDYVRIPHNSLLDSPQTVELWVLTNTTTGPRGLVDNYNGNAQETDSDYQTGYQLELGRYSNTLNWLVASDGPTLDPIISAEVWTHLVVTSDTDNGSYRLYLNGELADIAEATIEFMANSTMDLYFGANLGGDDSGNFTINSNEALDGMLDEIAIYSRALSTQEIRDFCQTNDPTGSTCADDDVPAQLTPSNGLELPPTRAFLSWEAGITPSGKTFNHYLLCYAAAGEDISSDLSCLNPTTTSDSFSVLEDPITPSNTGYSWKVKACYNAAGTDCSDYSPVWSFSTDDSLVGWWKFQDVNMNDASGKGHNGTLNGDPAFSIGEGIDGALTLDGDDDYVRVSDYADLDGMSALTLEARFMTLDTAQDSKGIVGKYMDIPSSYIFRTKANNTVDFILTTDPDNNSDATNSGQLSAGNWNHMVGTYGDDIQATALNGVFVSSQTLTGDTVNDTTNDLCFGAYCKGLDVAGYFSGYIDEVVIYDKALSEEEIRNSYCAVEALAGSDLSADGCL